A portion of the Blastochloris tepida genome contains these proteins:
- the fabI gene encoding enoyl-ACP reductase FabI — protein MNGLLHGKRGLVMGVANDHSIAWGIAKTLAAHGASLAFTYQGEALGKRVKPLAASVGSDVVLPCDVEDLSTVDSVFSQLGALWGSLDFVVHAIAFSDKSELKGRYADTTRENFVRTMVISCFSFTEIAKRAAALMPAGGSIITLTYGGSTRVMPNYNVMGVAKAALEASVRYLAVDYGPRGIRVNAISAGPVRTLAGAGISDARLMFNYQKRHAPLRRTVTTEEVGGAALYLLSDLSTGTTGEVHFVDSGYNIISMPHPEALKTVDAAEEAAEAREAAEAKAAAGHAAE, from the coding sequence ATGAACGGGCTCCTGCACGGCAAACGCGGTCTGGTGATGGGGGTGGCCAATGATCACTCCATCGCCTGGGGCATCGCCAAGACGCTTGCCGCGCACGGCGCTTCCCTCGCCTTCACCTATCAGGGCGAGGCGCTCGGCAAGCGGGTGAAGCCGCTTGCCGCCAGCGTCGGCTCCGACGTGGTGCTGCCGTGCGACGTCGAGGACCTCTCGACCGTCGATTCGGTGTTCTCGCAGCTCGGCGCGCTGTGGGGCAGCCTCGACTTCGTCGTCCACGCCATCGCCTTTTCCGACAAGAGCGAGCTGAAGGGCCGCTACGCCGACACCACGCGCGAGAATTTCGTGCGCACCATGGTGATCTCGTGCTTCTCCTTCACCGAGATCGCCAAGCGCGCCGCCGCGCTGATGCCGGCCGGCGGCTCGATCATCACCCTCACCTATGGCGGCTCGACCCGGGTGATGCCCAACTACAACGTCATGGGCGTGGCCAAGGCGGCGCTGGAGGCCTCGGTACGCTACCTCGCGGTCGACTACGGGCCGCGCGGCATCCGCGTCAACGCCATATCGGCCGGCCCGGTCCGCACGCTGGCCGGCGCCGGCATCTCCGATGCCCGGCTGATGTTCAACTACCAGAAGCGCCACGCGCCGCTGCGCCGCACGGTGACGACCGAGGAGGTCGGCGGCGCCGCGCTCTACCTGCTGTCGGACCTGTCCACCGGCACGACCGGCGAGGTCCATTTCGTCGATTCCGGCTACAACATCATCTCGATGCCGCACCCCGAGGCGCTCAAGACCGTGGATGCGGCCGAGGAGGCTGCCGAAGCGCGCGAGGCCGCCGAGGCGAAGGCCGCCGCCGGCCACGCCGCGGAGTGA
- the fabB gene encoding beta-ketoacyl-ACP synthase I, with amino-acid sequence MRRVVVTGMGIVSSIGNNVQEVTASLREARSGIVFAEEYAKLGFRSQVHGAPTLNAEEVVDRRAMRFHGGGTAWNHVAMEQAIRDAGLEENEISHERTGIVMGSGGTSTKTIVEAADITRTKGPKRIGPFAVPKAMSSTASATLATWFKIKGISYSISAACATTNICIGNAYEQIKWGNQDIVFAGGCEDLDWTLSVLFDAMGAMSSKYNDRPQVASRAYDANRDGFVISGGAGVLVLEELEHAKARGARIYGEVAGYSATSDGADMVAPSGEGAERAMRLAISQVKCPIDYINPHATSTPIGDLKEIEALRAVFGADKCPPISATKSLSGHSQGATGVHEAIYSLLMMNNGFICESANIEEIDPAFADMPIVRQRIDNAKIGCVLSNGFGFGGTNSSIILKRLDA; translated from the coding sequence ATGAGACGAGTCGTCGTCACCGGAATGGGGATCGTGTCCTCGATCGGCAACAATGTGCAGGAGGTCACCGCCTCCCTGCGCGAGGCGCGGTCGGGAATCGTGTTCGCGGAGGAATATGCCAAGCTCGGCTTCCGCTCGCAGGTGCATGGCGCGCCGACGCTGAATGCCGAGGAGGTGGTCGACCGCCGGGCGATGCGGTTTCACGGCGGCGGCACCGCCTGGAACCACGTGGCGATGGAGCAGGCGATTCGCGACGCCGGGCTGGAGGAGAACGAGATCTCCCACGAGCGCACCGGCATCGTGATGGGCTCGGGCGGCACCTCGACCAAGACCATCGTCGAGGCCGCCGACATCACCCGCACCAAGGGGCCCAAGCGCATCGGACCGTTCGCAGTGCCCAAGGCGATGTCGTCAACCGCCTCGGCGACGCTCGCCACCTGGTTCAAGATCAAGGGGATCAGCTATTCGATCTCCGCCGCCTGCGCCACCACCAACATCTGCATCGGCAATGCCTATGAGCAGATCAAGTGGGGCAACCAGGACATCGTGTTTGCCGGCGGCTGCGAGGATCTCGACTGGACGCTGTCGGTGCTGTTCGACGCCATGGGCGCCATGTCGTCGAAGTACAATGACCGGCCGCAGGTCGCCTCGCGTGCCTACGACGCCAACCGCGACGGCTTCGTCATCTCCGGCGGCGCCGGCGTGCTGGTGCTGGAGGAGCTGGAGCACGCCAAGGCCCGCGGCGCCCGCATCTATGGCGAGGTCGCGGGCTACTCTGCAACCTCGGACGGTGCCGACATGGTGGCGCCCTCCGGCGAAGGCGCCGAGCGGGCGATGCGGCTGGCCATCTCCCAGGTCAAGTGCCCGATCGACTACATCAATCCGCACGCCACCTCGACGCCGATCGGCGACCTCAAGGAAATCGAGGCGCTGCGCGCGGTGTTCGGCGCCGATAAGTGCCCGCCGATCTCGGCCACCAAGTCGCTGTCGGGGCACTCGCAGGGCGCAACCGGCGTCCACGAGGCGATCTACTCGCTCCTGATGATGAACAACGGCTTCATCTGCGAGAGCGCCAACATCGAGGAGATCGATCCCGCCTTCGCCGACATGCCGATCGTTCGGCAGCGCATCGACAATGCCAAGATCGGTTGCGTGCTCTCCAACGGGTTCGGCTTCGGGGGAACCAACTCGTCCATCATTCTGAAGCGGCTCGATGCCTGA
- the modB gene encoding molybdate ABC transporter permease subunit, which translates to MGTLTADEWVAIQLSLKVAGVATLASLPFGILVALLLARGRFPGKTVLDGLVHLPLVLPPVVTGYMLLLTFGRRAPVGSFLESTFGIVFSFRWTGAALACAVMGFPLMVRAIRLTIEAVDTRLEQAASTLGAPPLWVFVTVTLPLALPGVIAGAVLCFAKALGEFGATITFVSSIPGETRTIPAAIYGYTQVPGAEMAALRLSLVAVVISLAALVASEIMARRSDRRGVRVE; encoded by the coding sequence ATGGGGACACTGACCGCAGACGAATGGGTGGCGATCCAGCTCAGCCTCAAGGTGGCGGGCGTGGCGACGCTCGCCAGCCTGCCGTTCGGCATCCTGGTGGCGCTGCTGCTGGCGCGCGGCCGCTTCCCCGGCAAGACCGTGCTCGACGGGCTGGTGCACCTGCCCCTCGTGCTGCCGCCGGTGGTCACCGGCTACATGCTGCTGCTCACCTTCGGCCGGCGCGCCCCGGTCGGCAGCTTCCTGGAGAGCACGTTCGGCATCGTGTTCTCGTTCCGCTGGACGGGTGCTGCGCTGGCCTGCGCGGTGATGGGCTTTCCGCTGATGGTGCGGGCGATCCGCCTGACCATCGAGGCGGTCGATACAAGGCTGGAGCAGGCCGCGTCCACGCTCGGCGCGCCGCCGCTGTGGGTGTTCGTCACCGTGACGCTGCCCCTGGCGCTGCCCGGCGTCATCGCCGGGGCGGTGCTGTGCTTCGCCAAGGCGCTGGGCGAGTTCGGCGCCACCATCACCTTCGTGTCGAGCATTCCCGGCGAGACGCGCACCATTCCGGCCGCCATCTATGGCTACACCCAGGTGCCCGGCGCCGAGATGGCGGCGCTTCGCCTGTCGCTGGTCGCCGTGGTCATCTCGCTCGCCGCGCTGGTCGCCTCCGAGATCATGGCCCGCCGCAGCGACCGTCGCGGCGTGCGGGTCGAGTGA
- the modA gene encoding molybdate ABC transporter substrate-binding protein, which translates to MAWTPSRRIASVALAGLLALALQPSLPSLAKDAKSKEPAKAAEPAAPTEQKPVLVFAAASLTTAFNAIGAEWEKATGKKVSFSYAASSALARQMESGAPADVFASADLRWMDWAAEKKLIKEGSRETLLGNALVLIAPLDAATDLKIAKDFPLADAIGDSRLATGAIPAVPVGNYAKQALSALGVWEAIEPKIAGAESVRAALALVARGEARFGIVYATDAKAEPKVKVVGTFPEGSHDPVLYPIALTANSANPDAAAFLAFLRSPTAEKILTGEGFTIVPKT; encoded by the coding sequence ATGGCTTGGACACCCTCCCGCCGCATCGCCTCCGTCGCCCTCGCCGGCCTTCTCGCGCTGGCGCTCCAGCCTTCGCTGCCGTCGCTCGCCAAGGACGCCAAGAGCAAGGAGCCGGCCAAAGCAGCCGAGCCGGCCGCGCCGACGGAGCAGAAGCCGGTGCTGGTGTTCGCCGCGGCGAGCCTGACCACCGCCTTCAACGCCATCGGCGCCGAATGGGAGAAGGCGACCGGCAAGAAGGTGTCGTTCTCCTACGCCGCCTCCTCGGCGCTGGCCCGCCAGATGGAATCGGGCGCGCCGGCCGACGTCTTCGCCTCGGCCGACCTGCGCTGGATGGATTGGGCCGCTGAGAAGAAGCTGATCAAGGAGGGCAGCCGCGAGACCCTGCTCGGCAATGCGCTGGTGCTGATCGCCCCGCTCGACGCCGCGACCGACCTCAAGATCGCCAAGGACTTCCCGCTCGCCGACGCGATCGGCGATTCGCGCCTCGCCACCGGCGCCATCCCCGCCGTGCCGGTGGGCAACTACGCCAAGCAGGCGCTGAGCGCGCTCGGCGTGTGGGAGGCGATCGAGCCGAAGATCGCCGGGGCCGAGAGCGTGCGTGCGGCGCTGGCGCTGGTCGCCCGCGGCGAGGCCAGGTTCGGCATCGTCTATGCCACCGACGCCAAGGCCGAGCCGAAGGTGAAGGTGGTTGGCACCTTCCCGGAAGGCAGCCACGACCCGGTGCTCTATCCGATCGCGTTGACCGCCAATTCGGCCAATCCGGACGCCGCGGCCTTCCTCGCCTTCCTGCGCTCGCCCACCGCCGAAAAGATCCTCACCGGCGAGGGCTTCACCATCGTGCCGAAGACGTGA
- the epmA gene encoding EF-P lysine aminoacylase EpmA — MSTPSRWWDPRRHADRRPVLLGRNRIIAALRAWFAGQDFVEVETPALQVSPGNELHLHAFATEIAATDGRRAPLHLHTSPEFACKKLLAAGETRLFTLARVFRNRERTALHHPEFTMLEWYRAGEGYETLMADCAALLAVAAQAAGAERLIWRGASADPFAAPERLAVADAFAHFAGIDLLATLDGSEGNREALAAAAELAGVRVAADDTWSDVFTRVMAERIEPHLGFGRATLLVDYPLPEAALARPKPADPRLAERFELYVCGVELANAFGELTDPAEQRRRFREAMAEKERIYGTRVPIDEDFLAALALMPEAAGIALGLDRLVMLATGAPHIEQVMWAPVADVFAGESG, encoded by the coding sequence ATGTCCACTCCTTCCCGCTGGTGGGATCCCCGCCGCCATGCCGATCGCCGGCCGGTCCTGCTTGGCCGCAACCGCATCATCGCTGCGCTCCGGGCGTGGTTCGCCGGGCAGGATTTCGTCGAGGTCGAGACCCCGGCGCTGCAGGTCTCGCCCGGCAACGAGCTGCACCTGCACGCCTTCGCCACCGAGATCGCCGCCACCGACGGGCGGCGGGCGCCGCTCCACCTCCACACCTCGCCGGAATTCGCCTGCAAGAAGCTGCTGGCGGCTGGCGAGACGCGGCTCTTCACGCTCGCCCGGGTGTTCCGCAACCGTGAGCGCACGGCGCTGCACCATCCCGAGTTCACCATGCTCGAATGGTATCGCGCCGGAGAGGGCTACGAGACGCTGATGGCGGACTGCGCGGCGCTGCTGGCGGTGGCGGCGCAGGCGGCCGGTGCCGAACGTCTCATCTGGCGCGGCGCCAGCGCCGACCCGTTCGCCGCGCCCGAGCGGCTCGCGGTTGCTGATGCATTCGCGCATTTCGCCGGCATCGACCTCCTCGCCACGCTCGACGGCAGCGAGGGCAACCGCGAGGCGCTCGCCGCTGCGGCCGAACTCGCCGGGGTGCGGGTCGCCGCCGACGACACATGGTCGGACGTCTTCACCCGCGTCATGGCCGAGCGCATCGAGCCGCATCTCGGCTTCGGCCGCGCCACCCTGCTCGTCGACTATCCGCTGCCCGAGGCGGCGCTGGCCCGGCCCAAGCCGGCCGACCCGCGCCTTGCCGAGCGCTTCGAGCTCTATGTCTGCGGGGTGGAGCTCGCCAACGCCTTCGGCGAGCTGACCGACCCGGCCGAGCAGCGCCGGCGTTTCCGCGAGGCGATGGCCGAGAAGGAACGGATCTACGGCACGCGCGTGCCGATCGACGAGGATTTCCTCGCCGCGCTGGCGCTCATGCCGGAGGCGGCCGGCATCGCGCTCGGGCTCGACCGGCTGGTGATGCTGGCGACCGGGGCGCCGCACATCGAGCAGGTGATGTGGGCGCCGGTGGCCGATGTGTTCGCCGGGGAAAGCGGGTAA
- the irrA gene encoding iron response transcriptional regulator IrrA has product MLHQARTGCPFHDVRQMLKDAGLRPTRQRLALGWLLFSKGDRHISAEILHEEAQHARFPVSLATVYNTLHQFTEAGLLRELAIDGSRAFFDTNVHDHHHFFLEQENELVDIAPSQVALERTPEPPAGYEVARVDVVVRLRRKTPS; this is encoded by the coding sequence ATGCTCCATCAGGCGCGGACCGGCTGTCCGTTCCACGACGTGCGGCAGATGCTCAAGGATGCCGGCCTGCGGCCGACCCGCCAGCGGCTGGCGCTGGGCTGGCTGCTGTTCTCCAAGGGTGACCGGCACATCTCGGCCGAGATTCTGCACGAGGAGGCGCAGCATGCGCGCTTCCCGGTTTCGCTGGCCACCGTCTACAACACGTTGCATCAGTTTACCGAAGCCGGCCTGCTGCGGGAACTGGCGATCGACGGCTCGCGCGCCTTCTTCGACACCAACGTCCACGACCACCACCACTTTTTCCTGGAGCAGGAAAACGAGCTGGTGGACATTGCGCCCAGCCAGGTGGCGCTGGAGCGGACGCCTGAGCCGCCGGCCGGCTATGAGGTGGCACGGGTCGACGTGGTGGTGCGGCTGCGGCGCAAGACCCCGAGCTGA
- a CDS encoding RidA family protein: MSITRIDMGPRMSQAVVHGGTVYLAGQVADDPKGKSVTEQTAQILGQIDRLLAAAGTDKTRILMATIYLADIKTFAEMNAAWEPWVAQGNTPSRATVEAKLVTPDYLVEIAVIAAV; the protein is encoded by the coding sequence ATGAGCATCACCCGCATCGACATGGGGCCGCGCATGAGCCAGGCCGTGGTCCACGGCGGCACGGTCTATCTCGCCGGCCAAGTGGCCGACGACCCCAAGGGCAAGAGCGTGACCGAGCAGACGGCGCAGATCCTCGGCCAGATCGACCGGCTGCTGGCCGCCGCCGGCACCGACAAGACCCGGATCCTGATGGCGACCATCTATCTCGCCGACATCAAGACGTTTGCCGAGATGAACGCGGCCTGGGAGCCGTGGGTGGCACAGGGCAACACGCCCTCGCGCGCCACCGTGGAAGCGAAGCTGGTGACGCCAGACTATCTCGTCGAGATCGCGGTGATCGCGGCGGTTTGA
- the modC gene encoding molybdenum ABC transporter ATP-binding protein, translated as MIRFDCHHVQGAFALDVAFAAEGGITALFGHSGSGKSTVIRLLAGLARPQRGRIEVEDTVLLDTGRGIDLKPHRRRLGLVFQDAQLFPHLSVRANLTYGRFFTPAAGRVVAFDPVVEVLGISHLLDRRPMTLSGGERQRVAIGRALLASPRLLLMDEPLASLDAERKLEVLPFIERLRDEFAIPIVYVSHAVEEVARLAARVVKLEGGKATAIGPPAEVLAPTLYATAADRFEAVSVITGRVKRFDPEFAVTLVEHPAGEIVVPGRIEPAEGPVRIAVRSTNVTLAVGRPGGVSVRTVLFGTVERVETDGGPFALVTVALAGGERVHAYATRLALAALGLDVGDEVQALVKSVSIDERTVPRLVHAAPQTAAGAPGR; from the coding sequence ATGATCCGCTTCGATTGCCACCACGTGCAGGGCGCGTTCGCGCTCGACGTCGCCTTCGCGGCCGAGGGCGGCATCACCGCGCTGTTCGGCCATTCCGGCTCGGGCAAATCCACCGTCATCCGCCTGCTCGCCGGCCTTGCCCGGCCGCAGCGCGGCCGCATCGAGGTCGAGGACACGGTGCTGCTCGACACCGGCCGCGGCATCGATCTCAAGCCGCACCGCCGCCGGCTCGGCCTGGTGTTCCAGGATGCCCAACTGTTCCCGCATCTGTCGGTGCGCGCCAATCTCACCTACGGCCGCTTCTTCACCCCGGCCGCCGGCCGGGTGGTGGCGTTCGATCCGGTGGTCGAGGTGCTCGGCATTTCGCATCTGCTCGACCGCCGGCCGATGACGCTGTCGGGCGGCGAGCGCCAGCGCGTCGCCATCGGCCGGGCGCTGTTGGCGAGCCCGCGTTTGCTGCTGATGGACGAGCCGCTGGCCTCGCTCGATGCCGAGCGCAAGCTGGAGGTGCTGCCGTTCATCGAGCGGCTGCGCGACGAGTTCGCCATTCCCATCGTCTATGTGTCGCACGCGGTGGAGGAGGTGGCGCGCCTCGCCGCGCGGGTGGTGAAGCTCGAAGGGGGCAAGGCGACGGCGATCGGCCCGCCGGCCGAGGTGCTGGCGCCGACCCTCTATGCCACCGCCGCCGACCGTTTCGAGGCGGTGTCGGTGATCACCGGCCGCGTCAAGCGCTTCGATCCCGAGTTCGCGGTGACGCTGGTCGAGCACCCGGCCGGCGAGATCGTGGTGCCAGGCCGCATCGAGCCGGCCGAAGGGCCGGTGCGCATCGCCGTGCGCTCGACCAATGTGACGCTGGCGGTCGGCCGGCCCGGCGGCGTCAGCGTGCGCACCGTGCTGTTCGGCACGGTGGAGCGGGTGGAGACCGATGGCGGCCCGTTCGCGCTGGTGACGGTGGCGCTCGCCGGCGGCGAGCGGGTCCATGCCTATGCCACGCGGCTGGCGCTCGCCGCCCTCGGCCTCGATGTCGGCGACGAGGTGCAGGCGCTGGTCAAGAGCGTGTCGATCGACGAGCGCACGGTGCCGCGGCTGGTGCATGCCGCGCCGCAGACCGCGGCGGGCGCGCCGGGCCGCTGA
- a CDS encoding alpha/beta fold hydrolase yields the protein MASDSRSADHPRSAPDARVTRRLAFLITGYEPLPPEKQHARFVREIGRFETTWGVKAKVSEAEGLDQPVPRWTVETVAPGWTVDTELRLFDWHEVVAADFSRTEPRRILDGVMALADFVLTGTLFRYARCNFRYALFFLYPLVLLGLIAAAGIYSGIWYAGKAHTAPLLGFPAGFTVSWILYRLVRNRLFLAYILDDWSFARDLVRARRPDLDARLDQFAASIIEALATTKADEVVLIGHSLGAALMVEVLARVLEQRTGATPQPAETAPQSESTPPQSAPAAAQRPLALMTCGSSILKIGLHPAARRLREDAAVVANNPKVFWVEYQALVDIINFYKCNPVREMGVKADRLPEVRTVRIRNMLKEETYRRFRGDFFRMHRQFVMGNERRYHYDYFMILCGPVPLETRVLSPDAAMAAVCAEGAAAAPVAGAAS from the coding sequence ATGGCGTCCGACTCCCGCAGTGCCGATCACCCCCGCAGTGCGCCCGACGCGCGCGTCACCCGGCGGCTGGCCTTCCTCATCACCGGCTACGAGCCGCTGCCGCCCGAGAAGCAGCACGCCCGCTTCGTGCGCGAGATCGGCCGGTTCGAAACCACCTGGGGCGTCAAGGCCAAGGTGTCGGAGGCCGAGGGGCTCGACCAGCCGGTGCCGCGCTGGACGGTCGAGACGGTGGCGCCGGGCTGGACGGTCGACACCGAGCTCCGGCTGTTCGACTGGCACGAGGTGGTGGCGGCCGATTTCAGCCGCACCGAGCCGCGCCGCATCCTCGACGGGGTGATGGCGCTGGCCGATTTCGTGCTCACCGGCACGCTGTTCCGCTACGCCCGCTGCAATTTCCGCTACGCTCTGTTCTTCCTCTATCCGCTGGTGCTGCTGGGGCTGATCGCCGCCGCCGGCATCTATTCGGGCATCTGGTATGCGGGGAAGGCCCATACCGCGCCGCTGCTTGGCTTCCCGGCCGGCTTCACCGTGTCGTGGATCCTCTACCGGCTGGTGCGCAACCGGCTGTTCCTCGCCTATATCCTCGACGACTGGTCGTTCGCCCGCGACCTGGTGCGCGCTCGCCGGCCCGATCTCGACGCCAGGCTCGACCAGTTCGCGGCCTCGATCATCGAGGCCCTCGCCACCACCAAGGCCGACGAGGTCGTGCTGATCGGCCACAGCCTGGGCGCGGCGCTGATGGTGGAGGTGCTGGCCCGCGTGCTGGAGCAGCGGACGGGTGCAACGCCGCAGCCGGCCGAAACGGCGCCGCAGAGCGAATCAACGCCGCCGCAGAGCGCGCCCGCGGCGGCGCAGCGGCCGTTGGCGTTGATGACCTGCGGCTCCTCCATCCTCAAGATCGGCCTGCACCCGGCGGCCCGCCGGTTGCGCGAGGATGCCGCGGTGGTCGCCAACAATCCCAAGGTGTTCTGGGTCGAATATCAGGCGCTGGTCGACATCATCAATTTCTACAAGTGCAATCCGGTGCGGGAGATGGGCGTGAAGGCCGATCGACTGCCGGAAGTGCGCACGGTGCGTATCCGCAACATGCTGAAGGAGGAGACCTACCGCCGGTTCCGCGGCGACTTCTTCCGCATGCACCGCCAGTTCGTGATGGGCAACGAGCGGCGCTACCATTACGACTACTTCATGATCCTGTGCGGCCCGGTGCCGCTGGAGACGCGGGTTTTGTCGCCGGATGCGGCGATGGCCGCAGTTTGTGCGGAAGGGGCGGCTGCCGCCCCGGTGGCCGGGGCCGCGTCATGA
- a CDS encoding protein-S-isoprenylcysteine O-methyltransferase, whose product MTPDLAKILWLVGGVGWYVIRFPYERRNKRKNRIVKSQFDIRETLLLACSLSGLGIVPLIYVFTGFPAFADYPFRWPLAAAGALVMVAALAMFRLSHRDLGRNWSVSLELHDSHSLVTEGSYRYVRHPMYTAFWLLALAQVLLLPNWIAGPAGLVGFGILFFGRIEREEAMMLSIFGDQYREYMKRTARIFPGLY is encoded by the coding sequence ATGACGCCGGATCTCGCCAAGATCCTGTGGCTGGTCGGCGGCGTCGGCTGGTATGTGATCCGCTTTCCCTATGAGCGGCGCAACAAGCGCAAGAACAGGATCGTCAAATCCCAGTTCGACATCCGCGAAACGCTTCTACTCGCCTGCTCGTTGTCGGGGCTCGGCATCGTTCCGCTGATCTATGTCTTCACGGGATTTCCCGCCTTCGCCGATTATCCCTTCCGGTGGCCGCTGGCGGCGGCCGGCGCGCTGGTGATGGTGGCGGCGCTGGCGATGTTCCGGCTGAGCCATCGCGACCTCGGCCGCAACTGGTCGGTGAGCCTGGAGTTGCACGACTCCCACAGCCTCGTGACCGAGGGAAGTTATCGCTACGTTCGCCACCCGATGTACACGGCGTTCTGGCTGTTGGCGCTGGCGCAGGTGCTGTTGCTGCCGAATTGGATCGCAGGTCCGGCCGGTCTTGTCGGTTTCGGCATCCTGTTCTTCGGCCGGATCGAGCGCGAAGAGGCGATGATGCTGTCGATCTTCGGCGACCAATATCGCGAATACATGAAGCGTACGGCGCGCATCTTTCCGGGGCTGTACTGA
- a CDS encoding lysine-2,3-aminomutase-like protein, translating to MSEPAKALTSAEDLVAAGLVPPGRREAIARVAARYAVSITPAVAALIDAADPADPIARQFVPDPREFDRGPAERADPIGDDAFSPLPGLVHRHPDRVLLKLVNACPVYCRFCFRREMVGPGAGALTPEALDAALAYIAGHPDIWEVVFTGGDPFMVSARRAAEVVERLAAIAHVKVLRWHTRVPVVAPERVTADFVAALKSPNQATWVVLHANHARELSPAARAACARLVDAGIPMLSQSVLLAGINDDPDVLAALMRALVETRIKPYYLHHADLAPGTAHHRTSLATGRELVRALRRTASGLAQPTYVLDLPGGFGKVPVSPDYVAWLAEDGRHGEIDDAAGCRHAYPPTP from the coding sequence ATGAGCGAACCCGCCAAAGCCCTGACCTCGGCCGAGGACCTCGTTGCCGCGGGCCTCGTGCCGCCCGGCCGGCGCGAGGCGATCGCCCGCGTCGCGGCGCGCTATGCGGTGTCGATCACCCCGGCGGTGGCTGCGCTGATCGATGCGGCCGACCCCGCCGACCCGATCGCCCGGCAGTTCGTGCCCGATCCGCGCGAGTTCGACCGCGGCCCGGCCGAGCGCGCCGATCCGATCGGCGATGACGCCTTCAGCCCGCTCCCCGGCCTCGTCCACCGCCACCCCGACCGGGTGCTGCTGAAGCTGGTCAATGCCTGCCCGGTCTATTGCCGGTTCTGCTTCCGGCGCGAGATGGTCGGGCCTGGGGCGGGCGCCCTGACGCCGGAGGCGCTGGACGCCGCACTCGCCTATATCGCCGGGCACCCCGACATATGGGAGGTGGTGTTCACCGGCGGCGATCCGTTCATGGTCTCGGCCCGCCGCGCCGCCGAGGTGGTTGAGCGGCTGGCGGCAATCGCCCACGTCAAGGTGCTGCGCTGGCATACCCGCGTGCCGGTGGTGGCGCCCGAGCGCGTCACCGCCGATTTCGTGGCGGCGCTGAAAAGCCCGAACCAGGCCACCTGGGTCGTGCTGCACGCCAACCATGCGCGCGAGCTGTCCCCGGCGGCGCGCGCCGCCTGCGCTCGGCTGGTCGATGCCGGCATTCCGATGCTGTCGCAGAGCGTGCTGCTCGCCGGCATCAATGACGATCCCGACGTGCTGGCGGCGCTGATGCGGGCCTTGGTCGAGACCCGCATCAAGCCCTATTACCTGCACCATGCCGATCTGGCGCCCGGCACGGCGCATCACCGCACCAGCCTCGCCACCGGCCGGGAACTGGTGCGCGCGCTGCGCAGGACCGCCTCCGGCCTCGCCCAGCCCACCTACGTGCTCGACCTGCCCGGCGGCTTCGGCAAGGTGCCGGTGAGCCCCGATTACGTCGCCTGGCTCGCCGAGGACGGCCGCCACGGCGAGATCGACGACGCTGCCGGTTGCCGGCACGCTTACCCGCCCACTCCCTGA
- the fabA gene encoding 3-hydroxyacyl-[acyl-carrier-protein] dehydratase FabA, whose translation MAANSAVKAGGSDLQASSMERRSSYGYEDLIACGRGEMFGPGNAQLPLPPMLMFDRIVEISEEGGEHGKGLVRAELDVKPDLWFFACHFKGDPVMPGCLGLDALWQMVGFFLGWLGSPGQGRALGLGELKFSGQVLPSVKKVVYGVDFKRVMRSKLVLGIADGWLAADGNIIYRASDLKVGLFRAGEPAPQGA comes from the coding sequence ATGGCAGCGAATTCTGCAGTTAAGGCCGGGGGGAGCGATTTGCAGGCGTCTTCGATGGAGCGACGGTCGAGTTACGGCTACGAAGATCTGATCGCCTGCGGGCGAGGCGAGATGTTCGGTCCCGGCAATGCGCAATTGCCGCTGCCGCCGATGCTGATGTTCGACCGTATCGTCGAGATTTCGGAGGAGGGCGGCGAGCATGGCAAGGGTCTGGTCCGCGCCGAGCTCGACGTGAAGCCGGATCTGTGGTTTTTCGCCTGTCACTTCAAGGGCGACCCGGTGATGCCGGGCTGCCTCGGGCTTGACGCCCTGTGGCAGATGGTCGGCTTCTTTCTCGGCTGGCTGGGCTCGCCGGGCCAGGGCCGGGCGCTCGGCCTGGGCGAGCTGAAATTCAGCGGTCAGGTGCTGCCGAGCGTCAAGAAGGTGGTCTACGGCGTCGACTTCAAGCGAGTCATGCGCTCGAAGCTGGTGCTCGGCATCGCCGACGGCTGGCTGGCCGCCGACGGCAACATCATCTATCGCGCTTCGGATCTGAAGGTCGGACTGTTCCGTGCCGGCGAACCGGCCCCCCAGGGAGCCTGA